Within Deltaproteobacteria bacterium, the genomic segment ATCTATACCAAAATACAGGGCCATTAGCTCTGGCAGGCTAAATGGTATGGGGATTTGATGTTTGACGGTATCAAGCAATGACCACAGGTTCTTGCCTTCCACCCTTTCTGTATAGATGGGGAAACCAGCGATCTCCAGGGCCTCAAGATCTCTATAAACCGTCCTTGGATGACAGTCCAGTTCAGAGGCCAGTTCTGCAGCAGACTTCCCACGCTTTGAAGAGATCAGCGTCTGGATTATCCTCCCCAAAACGATCCCCCTCTCATTACCGTAAGTGGGGGAACCCGTTTATGTATAAAGATGTTGCACAGTTAAACGAAAATTAACAAATTTATCAATAAAATTTATGCCATAGCACACATATTTTTTCATGAGCCAGCAACATTTTTTCAAATTTTTTCTGCCAAGTGTGACCGTATCGTTTTCAAAAGGGTGGATTTTAACTTTTCCAAAGAAAACGCATAAAAGGAACCATTAACTGCTGCTTGGAAGTTCTGCCGCCGCGACGCTCGCGAGCTCTATCACCGCCTGATCCTGATGGTGGGCCCGGCGGG encodes:
- a CDS encoding HTH domain-containing protein; translation: MGRIIQTLISSKRGKSAAELASELDCHPRTVYRDLEALEIAGFPIYTERVEGKNLWSLLDTVKHQIPIPFSLPELMALYFGIDMLSLEKKRPALWEAAWRSCPYGPPCIGFMKSET